A part of Vulpes lagopus strain Blue_001 chromosome 4, ASM1834538v1, whole genome shotgun sequence genomic DNA contains:
- the LOC121488958 gene encoding LOW QUALITY PROTEIN: spermine synthase-like (The sequence of the model RefSeq protein was modified relative to this genomic sequence to represent the inferred CDS: inserted 2 bases in 1 codon) — translation MAAARHSTLDFELSTRAEGETILKGLRSIFQEPGMTESVHTWQDHGYLVTYINKNGSFANLRIYPHGLVLLDLQSYDGDSQGQEVDSLLNKVEERMKELSQDSTGPGKQLPPIVGGGAMDRYWPTADGRLVEYDIDEVYDEDSPYQNIKILHSKQFGNILILSGDVNLAESDLAYTQAITGNGKEDYGGKDVLILRGGGRGILCETVKLKPKMVTMVELDQMVIDGCKKYMWKSCGDVLDNLKGDCYQILIEDCIPVLKRYAKEGREFDYVINDLTXLKQDGKYFTQGNCVNLTEALLLYEEQLGHLYCPVEFSKEIVCVPSYLELWVFYTVWKKAKP, via the exons ATGGCAGCAGCACGGCACAGCACGCTCGACTTCGAGCTCAGCACCAGAGCTGAGGGCGAGACCATTCTAAAAGGCCTCCGGTCCATTTTCCAGGAGCCAGGGATGACGGAGTCGGTGCACACCTGGCAAGACCATGGTTATCTAGTGACCTACATAAACAAAAATGGCAGCTTTGCCAATTTGAGAATTTACCCACATGGATTGGTGTTGCTGGATCTTCAGAGTTATGATGGTGATTCGCAAGGCCAAGAAGTTGACAGTCTTTTGaacaaagtagaagaaagaatgaaagaattgaGTCAGGACAGTACTGGCCCGGGGAAGCAATTACCACCCATAGTTGGAGGAGGGGCCATGGACAGATACTGGCCCACTGCTGATGGTCGCCTGGTTGAGTATGACATAGATGAAGTGTATGATGAAGATTCACCTTATCAGAACATTAAAATTCTACACTCGAAGCAGTTTGGAAATATTCTCATCCTTAGTGGGGATGTTAATCTGGCAGAGAGTGATTTGGCGTATACCCAGGCCATCACGGGCAATGGAAAAGAAGACTACGGTGGCAAAGATGTACTGATTCTCAGGGGTGGAGGTAGGGGCATATTATGTGAAACAGTCAAACTGAAACCAAAGATGGTCACTATGGTGGAGCTCGACCAAATGGTGATTGATGGATGTAAGAAATACATGTGGAAATCATGTGGCGACGTCTTAGACAATCTTAAAGGAGACTgctatcag ATTCTAATAGAAGACTGTATCCCAGTACTGAAGAGGTACGCCAAAGAAGGGAGAGAGTTTGATTATGTGATTAATGATTTGAC GCTGAAACAGGATGGGAAATATTTTACACAGGGTAACTGTGTGAATTTGACGGAAGCCTTGTTGCTCTATGAAGAACAGCTTGGGCACCTGTATTGTCCTGTGGAATTCTCAAAGGAGATCGTCTGTGTTCCCTCATACTTGGAATTGTGGGTATTTTACACTGTTTGGAAGAAAGCTAAACCTTGA